A stretch of Microbulbifer bruguierae DNA encodes these proteins:
- a CDS encoding C-type lectin domain-containing protein, with translation MKKLTAVLLGLVLAGCSSSSIQYQNSTYQYVAKRTSWHEAKAEAEKLGGRLAIFETVEELMYLESQIPRRRIAWVGLTDEKVEGDWTWLNGTRLSANMRDRLERGRGHEFRDYGYILLQGGLGSRADNGELPRGAHGRPQVDGFVVEFEQ, from the coding sequence ATGAAAAAACTTACTGCCGTCCTGCTTGGACTGGTCCTGGCCGGCTGCTCATCCAGCAGCATTCAATACCAGAACAGTACTTATCAATACGTTGCCAAGAGAACTTCCTGGCATGAGGCCAAGGCTGAAGCTGAAAAATTGGGCGGCCGCCTGGCGATATTCGAAACCGTCGAAGAGCTGATGTATCTGGAGTCGCAGATCCCGCGACGGAGAATTGCCTGGGTTGGACTGACGGATGAAAAGGTCGAGGGCGACTGGACCTGGCTAAACGGCACCCGTCTGTCGGCGAATATGCGCGACAGGCTCGAGCGGGGCAGAGGCCATGAGTTCAGGGATTATGGGTATATCCTGCTTCAGGGTGGTCTCGGCTCCAGAGCGGATAACGGCGAACTCCCCCGCGGAGCGCATGGAAGGCCGCAGGTGGACGGGTTTGTGGTCGAGTTTGAGCAGTAA
- a CDS encoding sialidase family protein, which translates to MMMFQSLAKTLALFFVCCPLLVSAQPFSLGPDLFDGTKPDTLGLSSPQDVEHVTVFRGQPGVSQYNHGAVAYAHGDTLYVQWQSSARDEDAADTSVLYATSRDGVTWSAAKLLAPARAGAVVTSGGWWSAGGKLYAFINVWPQDLEPRGGYVEILESLNGTRWKNIGRPTFADGSPLDGVIEQDFHQYSGRRIVTALHRQPGLRATPVYTDDPSALSGWKVGEFANLSVTKGVSRELEPSNFQRKDGALVMVFRDQQSSFRVLASISKDNAATWSPVEVTQMPDSRAKQSAGNLPDGSVFLVNNPSGSKIREPLVISISENGEVFDRAYLLRAGGEQLEGPRYEGLYKRKGFSYPKSYVWKEHLYVAYGENKEDIIVTRVPLASLTLD; encoded by the coding sequence ATGATGATGTTTCAATCCCTGGCGAAAACCCTCGCGCTGTTTTTTGTGTGTTGCCCACTGCTGGTTTCCGCACAGCCGTTTAGCCTCGGGCCAGACCTTTTTGACGGTACAAAGCCGGATACCCTCGGACTCTCTTCTCCGCAGGACGTGGAACATGTCACCGTCTTCCGCGGGCAGCCTGGAGTCAGCCAGTACAACCACGGCGCGGTGGCGTACGCCCACGGTGACACCCTGTATGTGCAGTGGCAAAGCTCGGCCAGAGACGAGGATGCCGCGGATACCTCGGTACTCTATGCCACCAGTCGCGACGGCGTTACCTGGAGTGCCGCCAAACTGCTCGCGCCAGCGCGGGCAGGCGCGGTGGTAACCAGCGGCGGCTGGTGGTCAGCGGGTGGCAAGCTCTATGCATTTATCAATGTGTGGCCGCAGGATTTGGAACCCCGTGGTGGATATGTGGAAATACTCGAAAGCCTGAACGGCACGCGCTGGAAAAATATCGGGCGCCCGACGTTTGCTGACGGCAGCCCACTCGACGGAGTGATCGAGCAGGATTTTCATCAATACTCCGGCAGGCGTATTGTCACCGCGCTGCACCGCCAGCCGGGTCTGCGCGCAACGCCGGTTTACACCGATGATCCCTCCGCACTTTCTGGCTGGAAAGTGGGCGAATTCGCCAACCTCTCGGTAACCAAAGGAGTAAGCCGCGAACTGGAACCGAGCAATTTTCAGCGTAAAGACGGGGCGCTGGTGATGGTGTTCCGGGATCAGCAGAGCAGTTTCCGTGTACTTGCCTCCATAAGCAAAGACAATGCTGCCACCTGGTCACCGGTGGAAGTGACCCAGATGCCGGACTCGCGGGCGAAACAGAGCGCGGGCAATCTCCCCGATGGCTCGGTGTTCCTGGTCAACAATCCCAGCGGATCGAAAATCCGCGAGCCTCTGGTTATCAGTATCAGCGAAAACGGCGAGGTGTTTGACCGCGCTTATCTGCTGCGCGCCGGAGGCGAGCAGCTCGAAGGCCCGCGCTACGAGGGGCTGTATAAAAGAAAGGGCTTCAGTTATCCCAAATCCTATGTATGGAAAGAGCATCTGTATGTGGCTTACGGGGAAAATAAGGAAGATATCATCGTCACCCGCGTCCCCCTTGCCAGCCTGACCCTGGATTGA
- a CDS encoding SDR family NAD(P)-dependent oxidoreductase: MDLQLHGKTAFISGSTKGIGKAIAVALAKEGARVIINGRSGTEAVVKSLSSAGDVLGIEGDLADPQDTQRICEEIDKIGPLDILINNMGIFEPKPFAEIRDEDWQKFFDVNIMSTVRLSRYFFDDMLQRDFGRIIHIASEAGLRGLESMVHYSMTKGAQVVIGRGMANLTKGCGNNITVNSVLPGPTRTEGVDTWLKDSAKVQGKSEDEFVAAFFAETEPNSLIQRFIQPEEIASVVTFLASPLSSVINGAAIRAEGGLIKSIV, from the coding sequence GTGGATCTTCAACTGCATGGAAAGACCGCCTTTATCAGCGGTTCCACCAAAGGTATCGGCAAGGCCATCGCCGTCGCACTGGCGAAAGAAGGCGCTCGCGTCATTATCAATGGACGCAGCGGTACCGAAGCGGTGGTCAAGTCACTGTCGAGCGCGGGCGATGTGCTGGGGATCGAAGGTGACCTCGCCGACCCGCAGGACACCCAACGTATTTGCGAAGAAATCGACAAGATTGGTCCGCTGGATATCCTGATCAACAACATGGGCATCTTCGAGCCAAAACCATTCGCCGAAATCCGTGACGAGGATTGGCAGAAATTTTTTGATGTAAACATCATGAGTACCGTGCGGCTATCGCGGTATTTTTTCGACGATATGCTGCAGCGGGATTTTGGCCGCATTATCCACATCGCCAGTGAGGCCGGGCTGCGCGGGCTGGAAAGTATGGTGCACTATTCGATGACAAAAGGCGCTCAGGTCGTCATCGGTCGGGGGATGGCCAACCTGACAAAGGGTTGTGGCAACAATATTACGGTCAACTCCGTATTGCCCGGCCCCACCCGCACCGAAGGCGTCGACACCTGGTTGAAAGACAGTGCCAAGGTGCAGGGAAAATCGGAAGACGAGTTCGTCGCAGCATTTTTTGCCGAAACGGAACCCAACTCGCTGATCCAGCGCTTTATTCAGCCGGAAGAGATCGCAAGCGTTGTCACCTTCCTGGCCTCACCCCTGAGTTCGGTGATCAATGGCGCTGCGATTCGCGCGGAGGGTGGACTGATCAAATCAATCGTTTAG
- the katG gene encoding catalase/peroxidase HPI — MLKKALPLAVALATAISVNVNAAPANEAMSNQDWWPNRIDLQPLRMNADKSNPMGADFDYAEAFSKLDLDAVKKDLAQVLTTDQDWWPADYGHYGPFFIRMAWHSAGTYRVYDGRGGAGGGQQRFEPQNSWPDNVSLDKARRLLWPVKQKYGNAISWADLMVLAGNVSLESMGFKTFGFAGGREDDWEADIVYWGSEREWVANDKRFNGNVLEKPLAADHMGLIYVNPEGPNGNPDPLAAGHRIRDTFGRMAMSDEETVALIAGGHTFGKAHGAHKPEECVGAAPGGAPIEQQGFGWENKCGKGHSEDTITSGLEGAWSANPIAWSSQFLDNLFGFEWVKTKSPAGATQWEPKNAEQVKFVPDAHVEGKRHAPMMFTTDLSMRFDPKYKEIAERFHKNPEEFQLAFSKAWFKLTHRDLGPRARYLGEEVPAEVLSWQDPIPEVDFKLISDRDVKNLKAQVLGSGLTVPELVRTAWASASSYRGTDMRGGANGARIRLAPQKDWAVNNPQELDKVLGQLEKIQKEFNSKAWGNKKVSMADMIVLGGAAAIEQAAKNAGYEVTVPFKPGRNDATQEMTDVQSFGYLERKADGFRNYYSEEAHMMPVDMLIDSANLLDLSVPEMTVLVGGMRTLGANHDGSKHGVFTDKPGTLSNDFFVNLLDMDTKWSKSFKEDGLYEGKDRATGEVKWTATPVDLIFGSNSELRALSELYATNDNDEKFVNDFVAAWTKVMTLDRFDLK; from the coding sequence ATGCTCAAGAAAGCCCTCCCTCTGGCGGTAGCGTTGGCAACTGCCATCTCCGTCAACGTCAATGCCGCTCCGGCTAATGAAGCCATGTCCAATCAGGACTGGTGGCCAAACCGAATCGACCTGCAGCCGCTGCGCATGAACGCGGACAAGTCCAACCCGATGGGTGCTGACTTCGACTACGCCGAAGCCTTCAGCAAGCTGGACCTGGACGCGGTCAAGAAAGACCTCGCACAAGTCCTCACCACCGATCAGGACTGGTGGCCCGCTGACTACGGTCACTATGGTCCTTTCTTCATTCGTATGGCCTGGCACAGTGCCGGTACCTACCGTGTTTACGACGGTCGTGGTGGCGCCGGTGGTGGCCAGCAGCGTTTCGAGCCGCAGAACAGCTGGCCGGACAACGTCAGCCTGGATAAAGCCCGCCGCCTGCTGTGGCCGGTAAAACAGAAATACGGCAATGCGATTTCCTGGGCAGACCTGATGGTGCTGGCGGGTAACGTATCCCTGGAGTCCATGGGCTTCAAAACCTTCGGCTTTGCCGGTGGCCGTGAAGACGACTGGGAAGCCGACATCGTTTACTGGGGTTCCGAGCGCGAGTGGGTCGCTAACGACAAGCGATTCAACGGCAATGTGCTGGAAAAACCGCTGGCGGCGGACCACATGGGTCTGATCTACGTAAACCCGGAAGGCCCCAACGGCAACCCGGATCCGCTGGCTGCCGGCCACCGTATTCGTGACACCTTCGGCCGCATGGCCATGAGTGACGAAGAAACCGTTGCGCTGATCGCCGGTGGTCACACCTTCGGTAAAGCTCACGGCGCGCACAAACCGGAAGAATGTGTCGGCGCAGCGCCCGGCGGTGCCCCGATCGAACAGCAGGGCTTCGGCTGGGAAAACAAGTGTGGCAAAGGCCACTCTGAAGACACCATCACTTCCGGCCTGGAAGGCGCCTGGTCTGCCAACCCGATTGCCTGGAGCTCCCAGTTCCTGGACAACCTGTTCGGTTTCGAGTGGGTGAAAACCAAGAGCCCGGCCGGCGCTACCCAGTGGGAGCCGAAGAATGCCGAGCAGGTGAAGTTCGTTCCGGATGCACACGTTGAAGGCAAGCGTCACGCGCCGATGATGTTCACCACTGACCTGTCCATGCGCTTCGATCCGAAGTACAAGGAAATCGCCGAGCGCTTCCACAAGAACCCGGAAGAATTCCAGCTGGCCTTCTCCAAGGCGTGGTTCAAGCTGACTCACCGCGACCTGGGCCCGCGCGCGCGCTACCTGGGTGAGGAAGTGCCGGCGGAAGTACTGAGCTGGCAGGATCCGATCCCTGAAGTGGATTTCAAACTGATCAGCGATCGCGACGTAAAAAACCTGAAAGCACAGGTACTGGGTAGTGGTCTGACTGTACCTGAGCTGGTGCGTACTGCGTGGGCTTCTGCGTCCTCTTACCGCGGTACCGACATGCGCGGTGGTGCCAACGGTGCTCGTATCCGTCTTGCTCCGCAGAAAGACTGGGCGGTAAACAACCCGCAGGAACTGGACAAGGTGCTGGGCCAGCTGGAGAAAATCCAGAAGGAATTCAACAGCAAGGCCTGGGGTAACAAGAAGGTGTCCATGGCGGACATGATCGTTCTCGGCGGTGCCGCAGCGATTGAGCAAGCCGCCAAAAACGCCGGTTACGAGGTTACCGTGCCGTTCAAGCCGGGTCGCAACGACGCCACCCAGGAAATGACCGACGTTCAGTCTTTCGGTTACCTGGAGCGCAAAGCCGACGGTTTCCGCAACTACTACAGCGAAGAAGCGCACATGATGCCGGTGGATATGCTGATCGACAGCGCTAATTTGCTGGACCTGAGCGTGCCGGAAATGACCGTGCTGGTAGGCGGCATGCGTACCCTGGGGGCGAACCACGACGGCTCCAAGCACGGTGTATTCACCGACAAGCCGGGTACCCTGAGCAACGACTTCTTCGTCAACCTGTTGGATATGGACACCAAGTGGTCCAAGTCCTTCAAGGAAGATGGCCTGTACGAAGGTAAGGATCGCGCGACGGGTGAAGTGAAGTGGACCGCTACGCCGGTAGACCTGATCTTCGGTTCCAACTCCGAACTGCGCGCGCTGTCCGAGCTTTACGCTACCAATGACAACGACGAGAAGTTCGTCAACGACTTCGTCGCTGCGTGGACCAAGGTGATGACTCTGGATCGTTTCGATCTGAAGTAA